From Campylobacter concisus, a single genomic window includes:
- a CDS encoding Hcp family type VI secretion system effector, which produces MSQPVYIKVKGSTQGLISSGASTEASIGNRYQSGHEDEIMAQEVSHIVTVPTDPQSGQPSGQRVHKPFSFTTSLNKAVPLLYNALTQGERLPEVEIYWYRTSTSGGAEHFFTTKLEDATITDITLVSPNAQDKLNSDKTELFKVSMNYRKIVWEHVAAGTSGSDDWREATKKA; this is translated from the coding sequence ATGTCACAACCAGTGTATATTAAAGTGAAAGGTTCTACACAAGGACTTATTTCAAGTGGTGCTTCAACAGAAGCTAGTATAGGTAATCGCTATCAGTCAGGTCACGAAGATGAGATCATGGCTCAAGAGGTTTCTCATATAGTAACAGTTCCAACTGATCCACAAAGTGGCCAACCATCAGGCCAAAGAGTCCATAAGCCATTTAGTTTTACTACATCACTAAATAAAGCTGTTCCACTTCTTTACAATGCTTTAACACAAGGTGAAAGGCTTCCAGAGGTTGAGATCTATTGGTATAGAACATCAACTAGTGGTGGTGCGGAGCATTTCTTTACTACAAAACTAGAAGATGCAACTATAACAGATATTACTCTAGTAAGTCCAAATGCTCAAGATAAGCTAAACAGCGACAAAACAGAGCTTTTCAAAGTTTCAATGAATTATAGAAAGATAGTTTGGGAACACGTAGCTGCAGGCACAAGCGGAAGCGACGACTGGAGAGAAGCTACTAAAAAAGCTTAA